In Vitis vinifera cultivar Pinot Noir 40024 chromosome 17, ASM3070453v1, one genomic interval encodes:
- the LOC104882441 gene encoding uncharacterized protein LOC104882441, whose amino-acid sequence MASDMLWKYICNSISRFHMAIWVVKQVLLSIGIISTVLMLNPTPKISYTFSLLCYGIPSFCAWLKIWLSPPYAYIIINFILILIIIIASSFSSSPSSSSSLVEEFTALDYSSLVEECTAPLDYSSVKDVLLEVSGDEEAPVKTSMVMDDSRWNCIAEETAVKLESTAVVPGQNESLEATWKAILEEHGIPATRHLRKSETWDMPPSCGDGSSSLVPREREMRKSSTFVEARSSFRETQIPYLREDELLSHDELNRKVEEFIQKCRNQMRLERVESDQRLMDILNGGV is encoded by the coding sequence ATGGCCTCAGACATGCTTTGGAAGTATATTTGTAATAGTATAAGCAGATTCCATATGGCCATCTGGGTTGTCAAGCAGGTGCTGTTATCAATAGGCATCATCTCCACTGTCCTCATGTTGAATCCAACACCAAAAATCTCATACACATTCAGCCTCTTATGTTATGGTATTCCAAGCTTTTGTGCGTGGTTGAAAATCTGGTTGTCTCCCCCTTATGCTTACATTATTATCAACTTCATTCTCATCCTCATCATTATCATTGcatcttcattttcatcttctccatcttcatcttcctCCCTTGTAGAGGAATTCACTGCACTGGACTACTCCTCCCTTGTAGAGGAATGCACTGCACCACTGGACTACTCATCAGTAAAAGATGTTTTGTTAGAGGTCTCCGGTGATGAGGAAGCGCCTGTGAAAACCTCCATGGTGATGGACGACAGTCGCTGGAACTGCATTGCCGAAGAGACAGCGGTGAAATTGGAGAGCACAGCAGTTGTTCCAGGGCAAAATGAAAGCCTAGAGGCGACATGGAAAGCGATCTTGGAGGAACATGGGATTCCAGCCACACGGCACCTCAGGAAGAGCGAGACATGGGATATGCCACCATCATGTGGTGATGGAAGCAGCAGCTTGGTCCCCAGGGAGAGGGAGATGAGGAAGTCCAGCACTTTTGTGGAAGCAAGGTCATCGTTCAGGGAGACTCAAATTCCATATCTGAGGGAGGATGAATTGCTAAGTCATGATGAGTTGAACAGAAAAGTTGAAGAATTCATTCAAAAGTGTAGGAATCAGATGCGACTGGAGAGAGTTGAATCAGATCAACGCCTTATGGATATTCTCAATGGAGGAGTATGA